From the genome of Paenibacillus sp. JQZ6Y-1, one region includes:
- a CDS encoding TetR/AcrR family transcriptional regulator yields the protein MARSKEFDDQVVLDRAMKLFWQQGYEKTSMNDLTEHMGIHRRSLYDTFTDKHTLFLLALEKFGVQNGNRGQAAIAQAKTAREALEMIFGYVIEGIEDLPAGCLLVNSAVELAARDQKVDHMAVAAFEKTEEMIAGIIRHGQQTGEYSSTLDAEQMAAYLHNALIGLRVLVRTSTDTSKLREIMEMNLRLLEG from the coding sequence ATGGCGCGGAGTAAGGAGTTTGATGACCAAGTCGTACTGGATCGTGCGATGAAGCTATTTTGGCAGCAGGGTTATGAGAAGACGTCTATGAATGATCTGACCGAGCATATGGGCATTCATCGCCGCAGTTTATACGATACATTTACCGACAAGCATACTCTATTCTTACTGGCATTGGAGAAGTTCGGCGTACAGAATGGCAATCGTGGACAGGCAGCTATTGCGCAGGCAAAAACGGCGCGTGAAGCGTTGGAAATGATATTTGGCTATGTAATTGAGGGCATTGAAGATCTGCCTGCGGGCTGTCTGCTGGTTAACTCAGCAGTAGAACTGGCGGCGCGGGATCAGAAAGTCGATCATATGGCAGTTGCCGCTTTTGAGAAAACAGAGGAGATGATCGCTGGCATCATCCGTCATGGTCAGCAGACAGGCGAATATAGCAGCACACTGGATGCAGAGCAGATGGCGGCGTATTTACACAATGCACTGATTGGCTTGCGTGTACTCGTGCGCACGTCAACAGATACGTCCAAATTGCGAGAGATTATGGAGATGAATTTGCGGTTGCTGGAAGGCTGA
- a CDS encoding SDR family oxidoreductase, producing MTQSIALVTGASKGIGLEIVRQLGKQHIKVLLAARSLEQAQEAATQLVQEGLDVEAVQLEVTNPQHIEALVQHIQSSYGKLDILINNAGVLLERGDYEGDAFRDTLEVNTIAPFYLTEALLPLLLQSPAGRIVNQSSAIGSIYLQLNEPLVKQLAKPGYAVSKAALNMLTAYWSQTYSNTPLKVNSVHPGLVKTQMGGEEAPVSIEDGARTAVHFATLPSDGPTGTFYHMDEQLPW from the coding sequence ATGACGCAATCCATCGCTTTGGTTACAGGTGCAAGTAAAGGAATCGGTTTGGAAATTGTACGCCAGCTAGGTAAGCAACATATTAAGGTGCTGCTGGCAGCACGGTCGCTAGAGCAAGCACAGGAAGCGGCGACTCAATTGGTGCAGGAAGGACTAGACGTGGAGGCTGTACAGCTGGAAGTGACCAATCCACAGCATATTGAGGCGCTTGTTCAACATATTCAAAGTAGCTACGGCAAGCTGGATATTCTGATCAATAATGCTGGCGTATTGTTGGAAAGAGGGGATTATGAAGGAGATGCCTTCCGTGATACGCTGGAAGTGAATACAATCGCTCCCTTTTATCTGACGGAAGCATTGTTGCCGCTGCTATTGCAAAGCCCTGCTGGGCGCATTGTGAATCAGAGCAGCGCGATTGGCTCCATATATCTGCAATTGAACGAACCTCTTGTGAAGCAGTTGGCAAAGCCCGGTTATGCAGTATCCAAGGCGGCGCTGAATATGCTGACGGCGTACTGGTCGCAAACCTACAGCAATACTCCGCTCAAGGTCAATTCCGTTCATCCCGGTCTGGTGAAAACACAGATGGGCGGTGAAGAAGCGCCTGTATCGATTGAGGATGGAGCGAGAACGGCAGTTCATTTTGCTACATTGCCGTCTGACGGACCAACCGGAACGTTTTATCATATGGATGAGCAATTGCCTTGGTAA